A region from the Antennarius striatus isolate MH-2024 chromosome 24, ASM4005453v1, whole genome shotgun sequence genome encodes:
- the mbd5 gene encoding methyl-CpG-binding domain protein 5 isoform X2, which yields MNGGKDCEAGDERQAVPVQVPIGWQRKAEHSGGVVYVSPSGSLLSSLEQVKTYLLTDGTCKCGLECPLILHKVFNFDPGAAVKQRTAEDVKADEDVTKLCIHKRKLLAVATLHKSMERHPPLTLTSPGGGTSSAVAAHPVTQRAIRTKLHDGLPNAVSTDCKNPFKMMMAAGQQQQQRLYPAQDLGGTQQLELYSGYPRPQRLGGGELGPKSPYRVGYGGMLSPPPSSAKLYRDGSQSPSADTLGSPEGFPRTNPCGFPGAGSPGSASIHGNTRTPLSPPNVMLHGPLPGQSSCTMTGRTSTPLSPTATAKSPVMNMNMPRGNFPPGMEMPRAAFHHKTQPPVHPVPPPSIPPSCALQKRQLTSEKDPLGILDPIPNKPISQLPTNTPNPSNFQPNIHSQVPMMNVNIPPPAIVPLPSNLPLPTVKPGPVGHGGHVQRTQQGGPASSMSPSPVTSPVHIAGPTHGRMEASPHRSRSSSTSSDHGSFAMPSGHQAPCGTMKAPPRSPRSAMGSPKPAMPSSPSTNKTDPLHQYKDSQLLPGMGNSIGTQQHSSPMYSPTSSSSSSSSLAAPSTSQKGHPGLLGMPLNQLLNQQNAASFPASSLLSAAAKAQLANQNKVSAAGNSTASTAGGGGGIAGMGAGGGGNGGGVGHPGSMSGPRGMEGHSTLNPMLPPNSTMLLNTTEGQSGRAALRDKLMAQQRDPMRKRRQSSGGAAANHDGGNNMVYNMLSKRGMGGPHMAGPSATEQLRKVGRLGNLPPNTSMAQLLQSMSCQSSHNLAGSSHRPGLSPGPGPGPQGAAQLHYSDNTGMVPGGPQQSLLVQQRLRGPGDPMQQCQNMDTSGGHLVSRPGQFPDIMAQMQASSMGNCGPLGPGGGPVGPDGMPMVCPNPNPPPLSHPGPHPAQQSLHHGMGRTNMVVMSHGGADGGCTQTLSEKGNPSSLGCGMGLQQHVGAGGGQMYQQQVHQSMQQGVGPHPAYQVQQHFSDNPPYTDGGGGGAPPPGSMSCLYQNYQGMMSHQQFGEGQQPQSDGLPAGSDRGPGGGPESVDAIYRAVVDAASKGMHVTITTTVSGTTQASPVPALSAMSAFTASIGEPVSLPKAVNPVLHRHPEGEGLSQQARQRQVRLGRGQRNLDPGKSTPDGHEAGDYFRSPGRGTPRGPWDGETQHAGGFDAHSNNSSWGGEEFLECSTQVRSSPCMERPASLAPAPPCPTEGSNDHGLAMAHDKGFLDDGYGFNNCSRTPAGYKDRLEQKAERCAHINGATPHFNTRGYGEVLGPPRQELTGDDQSPSSSTSLEGPLASAKDYSHYNGHFNGMVPSPSDTKSLSSEEDLRQPDSPSSDLLHYRSRTFNMGELVWGQLKGFPPWPAKLAGDEQMHSAAMQLRDPAKVEPEKLKTLTHDLEALDRAAKRGLKPGKLNNHLEAAIHEAMSELDKMSATIPSRDRQVKLPKPKRRKISR from the exons ATGAATGGCGGAAAGGACTGTGAGGCGGGAGATGAGAGGCAGGCCGTCCCTGTCCAGGTCCCCATTGGCTGGCAGCGCAAGGCAGAGCACAGTGGGGGGGTCGTGTACGTAAG CCCCAGTGGTTCGTTGCTGTCCAGCTTGGAGCAGGTGAAGACCTACCTGCTGACAGATGGAACCTGCAAATGTGGCCTGGAGTGCCCACTCATCCTCCACAAG GTGTTTAACTTCGACCCCGGGGCAGCTGTCAAGCAACGGACGGCGGAGGACGTGAAAGCAGATGAAGACGTCACCAAACTCTGCATTCACAAGAGGAAGCTTCTGGCTGTGGCCACACTGCACAAGAGCATGGAGAGGCACCCGCCTCTGACACTGACCAGTCCAGGTGGAG GTACATCATCTGCGGTCGCTGCGCATCCAGTGACTCAACGAGCAATAAGGACTAAACTTCACGATGGCCTGCCCAATGCTGTCAGCACAGACTGCAAAAACCCGTTCAAGATGATGATGGCTGCtggacaacagcagcagcagaggttgTATCCAGCCCAGGATCTAGGTGGAACCCAACAGCTGGAGCTTTACTCTGGGTACCCCAGGCCACAGAGGCTGGGCGGTGGGGAGCTGGGGCCAAAATCCCCTTATCGAGTCGGTTACGGAGGCATGCTGAGTCCACCTCCCTCCAGTGCTAAGCTGTACAGAGATGGCTCACAGTCGCCCAGTGCAGACACTTTAGGCAGCCCTGAAGGCTTTCCAAGGACCAATCCTTGTGGGTTTCCAGGAGCTGGCAGTCCTGGCTCCGCCTCTATCCATGGGAACACGAGGACACCTCTTTCCCCACCTAATGTAATGCTCCACGGTCCGCTTCCGGGCCAGTCATCCTGCACCATGACAGGGAGGACTAGTACGCCCCTCTCCCCTACGGCCACTGCCAAAAGCCCAGtcatgaacatgaacatgcCTCGGGGGAACTTTCCTCCCGGTATGGAAATGCCCCGTGCAGCTTTTCACCATAAAACACAGCCCCCTGTGCATCCTGTCCCGCCTCCATCCATACCGCCATCCTGTGCCCTGCAGAAGAGGCAGTTGACCTCTGAAAAAGACCCCTTAGGAATCCTTGACCCCATCCCCAACAAGCCCATCAGCCAGCTGCCCACCAACACCCCAAACCCCTCCAACTTCCAACCCAACATCCACTCTCAGGTACCAATGATGAATGTAAACATACCCCCACCCGCCATCGTACCATTGCCAAGCAACTTACCTTTACCCACAGTGAAGCCCGGTCCCGTGGGGCACGGCGGCCACGTTCAAAGGACTCAACAGGGTGGTCCGGCTTCTTCCATGTCCCCTTCCCCTGTCACTTCCCCTGTCCACATCGCCGGACCTACCCACGGGAGAATGGAGGCGTCTCCTCATCGCTCgcgctcctcctccacttcctctgaCCACGGGAGCTTTGCGATGCCATCAGGCCACCAGGCCCCATGTGGTACCATGAAGGCCCCTCCCCGTTCCCCAAGGTCGGCGATGGGGTCTCCCAAGCCAGCCATGCCCTCGAGCCCCTCAACCAACAAAACTGACCCCCTCCACCAATACAAAGACTCCCAGCTGCTGCCCGGAATGGGAAACTCCATCGGCACCCAGCAGCATAGCAGCCCAATGTACTCTCCcacctcttcctcatcatcgtcatcttcTTTGGCAGCCCCCAGCACTTCCCAGAAGGGTCACCCAGGACTTCTGGGGATGCCCCTCAATCAGCTCCTCAACCAACAGAACGCCGCTTCCTTCCCTGCCAGCAGCCTCTTGTCAGCTGCAGCCAAAGCACAGCTAGCGAATCAAAACAAAGTCAGCGCTGCCGGCAACAGCACTGCCAGCACGGCCGGGGGCGGCGGCGGGATCGCAGGCATGGGGGCAGGTGGAGGGGGCAACGGAGGAGGTGTGGGCCACCCAGGCTCCATGAGTGGCCCTCGAGGCATGGAAGGACACAGCACTTTAAACCCAATGCTCCcaccaaactccaccatgctgCTCAACACTACTGAGGGCCAGAGTGGCCGGGCGGCCCTGAGGGACAAGCTCATGGCCCAGCAGAGGGACCCCATGCGCAAACGGAGGCAGTCGTCAGGTGGCGCCGCCGCGAACCACGACGGAGGTAACAACATGGTTTACAACATGCTGAGCAAACGAGGCATGGGTGGGCCCCACATGGCGGGGCCCAGTGCCACCGAGCAGCTCCGGAAAGTGGGCCGATTGGGAAACCTTCCTCCGAACACGTCCATGGCCCAGCTGCTCCAGTCCATGAGCTGCCAGAGCTCCCACAACCTGGCCGGGAGCAGCCATCGTCCGGGTCTTAGCCCCGGCCCGGGGCCCGGTCCCCAAGGAGCCGCGCAGCTTCATTACAGCGACAATACAGGTATGGTTCCTGGTGGCCCTCAGCAGAGCCTTCTAGTGCAGCAGAGGCTGCGGGGCCCAGGAGACCCCATGCAGCAGTGCCAGAACATGGACACCTCCGGGGGCCACCTCGTCTCTCGTCCAGGCCAGTTTCCCGACATCATGGCCCAAATGCAGGCATCCTCCATGGGTAACTGCGGACCTCTGGGGCCGGGAGGCGGCCCCGTAGGTCCTGATGGCATGCCAATGGTTtgccctaaccccaaccccccaccgCTGTCCCATCCTGGTCCCCACCCCGCGCAGCAGAGCCTCCATCACGGTATGGGGAGGACTAACATGGTGGTGATGTCACACGGAGGAGCCGACGGAGGCTGTACGCAGACCCTCTCTGAGAAAG GAAACCCCTCGTCTCTCGGATGCGGGATGGGCCTGCAGCAACACGTCGGTGCCGGCGGAGGTCAGATGTACCAGCAGCAGGTCCACCAGAGCATGCAGCAGGGGGTCGGCCCCCACCCGGCCTACCAGGTGCAGCAGCACTTCTCCGACAACCCGCCCTACACAGacggaggcggcggcggcgctcccCCCCCCGGCTCCATGTCCTGCCTGTACCAGAACTACCAG GGGATGATGTCGCACCAACAGTTCGGGGAGGGGCAGCAGCCCCAGAGTGATGGTCTTCCAGCCGGCTCCGACAGGGGCCCCGGTGGGGGTCCAGAGTCTGTGGATGCCATTTACAGAGCTGTGGTGGACGCCGCCAGCAAAGGCATGCACGTGACCATCACCACCACGGTGAGCGGGACCACCCAGGCCAGCCCAGTGCCTGCCCTCAGCGCCATGAGTGCCTTCACCGCCTCCATCGGGGAGCCCGTCAGCCTCCCCAAAGCGGTGAACCCCGTCCTGCACAGGCACCCGGAAGGGGAGGGGCTGTCCCAGCAAGCCAGGCAgaggcaggtgaggctggggcgGGGTCAGAGGAACCTGGATCCGGGGAAGAGCACACCGGACGGCCACGAGGCCGGCGACTACTTCCGCTCCCCCGGCCGCGGGACTCCCAGGGGTCCGTGGGACGGGGAGACGCAGCACGCCGGAGGCTTCGACGCCCACAGCAACAACAGCTCCTGGGGAGGCGAGGAGTTTCTGGAGTGCTCGACTCAAGTGAGGAGCAGTCCTTGCATGGAGCGACCCGCCAGCTTGGCCCCCGCCCCGCCTTGTCCCACCGAGGGGTCCAACGACCACGGGCTGGCCATGGCCCACGACAAGGGCTTCCTGGACGACGGCTACGGCTTCAACAACTGCAGTCGGACTCCGGCCGGCTACAAGGACCGCCTGGAGCAAAAGGCGGAGCGCTGCGCCCACATCAACGGCGCCACCCCCCACTTCAACACCCGGGGTTACGGAGAAGTCCTGGGGCCCCCCCGGCAGGAGCTGACAGGGGACGACCAGTCGcccagctcctccaccagccTGGAGGGGCCGCTGGCGTCAGCCAAAGACTACAGCCACTACAACGGCCACTTCAACGGGATGGTGCCCAGCCCCTCGGACACCAAGAGCCTGAGCAGCGAGGAGGACCTGCGGCAGCCGGACTCGCCCTCCTCCGACCTGCTCCACTACCGCTCCCGGACCTTCAACATGGGGGAGCTGGTGTGGGGCCAGCTCAAAGGCTTCCCGCCCTGGCCCGCGAAGCTGGCCGGGGACGAACAAATGCACAGCGCCGCCATGCAGCTGCGCGACCCGGCCAAG gtAGAGCCAGAGAAGCTAAAAACACTAACCCACGACCTAGAGGCACTAGACCGCGCCGCCAAAAGAGGCCTAAA ACCGGGCAAACTGAATAATCATTTGGAAGCTGCTATCCACGAGGCCATGAGCGAGCTGGACAAGATGTCGGCCACA ATCCCGTCCAGGGATCGTCAGGTGAAGCTCCCCAAGCCTAAGAGGAGGAAGATATCCAGATAA
- the mbd5 gene encoding methyl-CpG-binding domain protein 5 isoform X1, producing the protein MNGGKDCEAGDERQAVPVQVPIGWQRKAEHSGGVVYVSPSGSLLSSLEQVKTYLLTDGTCKCGLECPLILHKVFNFDPGAAVKQRTAEDVKADEDVTKLCIHKRKLLAVATLHKSMERHPPLTLTSPGGGTSSAVAAHPVTQRAIRTKLHDGLPNAVSTDCKNPFKMMMAAGQQQQQRLYPAQDLGGTQQLELYSGYPRPQRLGGGELGPKSPYRVGYGGMLSPPPSSAKLYRDGSQSPSADTLGSPEGFPRTNPCGFPGAGSPGSASIHGNTRTPLSPPNVMLHGPLPGQSSCTMTGRTSTPLSPTATAKSPVMNMNMPRGNFPPGMEMPRAAFHHKTQPPVHPVPPPSIPPSCALQKRQLTSEKDPLGILDPIPNKPISQLPTNTPNPSNFQPNIHSQVPMMNVNIPPPAIVPLPSNLPLPTVKPGPVGHGGHVQRTQQGGPASSMSPSPVTSPVHIAGPTHGRMEASPHRSRSSSTSSDHGSFAMPSGHQAPCGTMKAPPRSPRSAMGSPKPAMPSSPSTNKTDPLHQYKDSQLLPGMGNSIGTQQHSSPMYSPTSSSSSSSSLAAPSTSQKGHPGLLGMPLNQLLNQQNAASFPASSLLSAAAKAQLANQNKVSAAGNSTASTAGGGGGIAGMGAGGGGNGGGVGHPGSMSGPRGMEGHSTLNPMLPPNSTMLLNTTEGQSGRAALRDKLMAQQRDPMRKRRQSSGGAAANHDGGNNMVYNMLSKRGMGGPHMAGPSATEQLRKVGRLGNLPPNTSMAQLLQSMSCQSSHNLAGSSHRPGLSPGPGPGPQGAAQLHYSDNTGMVPGGPQQSLLVQQRLRGPGDPMQQCQNMDTSGGHLVSRPGQFPDIMAQMQASSMGNCGPLGPGGGPVGPDGMPMVCPNPNPPPLSHPGPHPAQQSLHHGMGRTNMVVMSHGGADGGCTQTLSEKGNPSSLGCGMGLQQHVGAGGGQMYQQQVHQSMQQGVGPHPAYQVQQHFSDNPPYTDGGGGGAPPPGSMSCLYQNYQQGMMSHQQFGEGQQPQSDGLPAGSDRGPGGGPESVDAIYRAVVDAASKGMHVTITTTVSGTTQASPVPALSAMSAFTASIGEPVSLPKAVNPVLHRHPEGEGLSQQARQRQVRLGRGQRNLDPGKSTPDGHEAGDYFRSPGRGTPRGPWDGETQHAGGFDAHSNNSSWGGEEFLECSTQVRSSPCMERPASLAPAPPCPTEGSNDHGLAMAHDKGFLDDGYGFNNCSRTPAGYKDRLEQKAERCAHINGATPHFNTRGYGEVLGPPRQELTGDDQSPSSSTSLEGPLASAKDYSHYNGHFNGMVPSPSDTKSLSSEEDLRQPDSPSSDLLHYRSRTFNMGELVWGQLKGFPPWPAKLAGDEQMHSAAMQLRDPAKVEPEKLKTLTHDLEALDRAAKRGLKPGKLNNHLEAAIHEAMSELDKMSATIPSRDRQVKLPKPKRRKISR; encoded by the exons ATGAATGGCGGAAAGGACTGTGAGGCGGGAGATGAGAGGCAGGCCGTCCCTGTCCAGGTCCCCATTGGCTGGCAGCGCAAGGCAGAGCACAGTGGGGGGGTCGTGTACGTAAG CCCCAGTGGTTCGTTGCTGTCCAGCTTGGAGCAGGTGAAGACCTACCTGCTGACAGATGGAACCTGCAAATGTGGCCTGGAGTGCCCACTCATCCTCCACAAG GTGTTTAACTTCGACCCCGGGGCAGCTGTCAAGCAACGGACGGCGGAGGACGTGAAAGCAGATGAAGACGTCACCAAACTCTGCATTCACAAGAGGAAGCTTCTGGCTGTGGCCACACTGCACAAGAGCATGGAGAGGCACCCGCCTCTGACACTGACCAGTCCAGGTGGAG GTACATCATCTGCGGTCGCTGCGCATCCAGTGACTCAACGAGCAATAAGGACTAAACTTCACGATGGCCTGCCCAATGCTGTCAGCACAGACTGCAAAAACCCGTTCAAGATGATGATGGCTGCtggacaacagcagcagcagaggttgTATCCAGCCCAGGATCTAGGTGGAACCCAACAGCTGGAGCTTTACTCTGGGTACCCCAGGCCACAGAGGCTGGGCGGTGGGGAGCTGGGGCCAAAATCCCCTTATCGAGTCGGTTACGGAGGCATGCTGAGTCCACCTCCCTCCAGTGCTAAGCTGTACAGAGATGGCTCACAGTCGCCCAGTGCAGACACTTTAGGCAGCCCTGAAGGCTTTCCAAGGACCAATCCTTGTGGGTTTCCAGGAGCTGGCAGTCCTGGCTCCGCCTCTATCCATGGGAACACGAGGACACCTCTTTCCCCACCTAATGTAATGCTCCACGGTCCGCTTCCGGGCCAGTCATCCTGCACCATGACAGGGAGGACTAGTACGCCCCTCTCCCCTACGGCCACTGCCAAAAGCCCAGtcatgaacatgaacatgcCTCGGGGGAACTTTCCTCCCGGTATGGAAATGCCCCGTGCAGCTTTTCACCATAAAACACAGCCCCCTGTGCATCCTGTCCCGCCTCCATCCATACCGCCATCCTGTGCCCTGCAGAAGAGGCAGTTGACCTCTGAAAAAGACCCCTTAGGAATCCTTGACCCCATCCCCAACAAGCCCATCAGCCAGCTGCCCACCAACACCCCAAACCCCTCCAACTTCCAACCCAACATCCACTCTCAGGTACCAATGATGAATGTAAACATACCCCCACCCGCCATCGTACCATTGCCAAGCAACTTACCTTTACCCACAGTGAAGCCCGGTCCCGTGGGGCACGGCGGCCACGTTCAAAGGACTCAACAGGGTGGTCCGGCTTCTTCCATGTCCCCTTCCCCTGTCACTTCCCCTGTCCACATCGCCGGACCTACCCACGGGAGAATGGAGGCGTCTCCTCATCGCTCgcgctcctcctccacttcctctgaCCACGGGAGCTTTGCGATGCCATCAGGCCACCAGGCCCCATGTGGTACCATGAAGGCCCCTCCCCGTTCCCCAAGGTCGGCGATGGGGTCTCCCAAGCCAGCCATGCCCTCGAGCCCCTCAACCAACAAAACTGACCCCCTCCACCAATACAAAGACTCCCAGCTGCTGCCCGGAATGGGAAACTCCATCGGCACCCAGCAGCATAGCAGCCCAATGTACTCTCCcacctcttcctcatcatcgtcatcttcTTTGGCAGCCCCCAGCACTTCCCAGAAGGGTCACCCAGGACTTCTGGGGATGCCCCTCAATCAGCTCCTCAACCAACAGAACGCCGCTTCCTTCCCTGCCAGCAGCCTCTTGTCAGCTGCAGCCAAAGCACAGCTAGCGAATCAAAACAAAGTCAGCGCTGCCGGCAACAGCACTGCCAGCACGGCCGGGGGCGGCGGCGGGATCGCAGGCATGGGGGCAGGTGGAGGGGGCAACGGAGGAGGTGTGGGCCACCCAGGCTCCATGAGTGGCCCTCGAGGCATGGAAGGACACAGCACTTTAAACCCAATGCTCCcaccaaactccaccatgctgCTCAACACTACTGAGGGCCAGAGTGGCCGGGCGGCCCTGAGGGACAAGCTCATGGCCCAGCAGAGGGACCCCATGCGCAAACGGAGGCAGTCGTCAGGTGGCGCCGCCGCGAACCACGACGGAGGTAACAACATGGTTTACAACATGCTGAGCAAACGAGGCATGGGTGGGCCCCACATGGCGGGGCCCAGTGCCACCGAGCAGCTCCGGAAAGTGGGCCGATTGGGAAACCTTCCTCCGAACACGTCCATGGCCCAGCTGCTCCAGTCCATGAGCTGCCAGAGCTCCCACAACCTGGCCGGGAGCAGCCATCGTCCGGGTCTTAGCCCCGGCCCGGGGCCCGGTCCCCAAGGAGCCGCGCAGCTTCATTACAGCGACAATACAGGTATGGTTCCTGGTGGCCCTCAGCAGAGCCTTCTAGTGCAGCAGAGGCTGCGGGGCCCAGGAGACCCCATGCAGCAGTGCCAGAACATGGACACCTCCGGGGGCCACCTCGTCTCTCGTCCAGGCCAGTTTCCCGACATCATGGCCCAAATGCAGGCATCCTCCATGGGTAACTGCGGACCTCTGGGGCCGGGAGGCGGCCCCGTAGGTCCTGATGGCATGCCAATGGTTtgccctaaccccaaccccccaccgCTGTCCCATCCTGGTCCCCACCCCGCGCAGCAGAGCCTCCATCACGGTATGGGGAGGACTAACATGGTGGTGATGTCACACGGAGGAGCCGACGGAGGCTGTACGCAGACCCTCTCTGAGAAAG GAAACCCCTCGTCTCTCGGATGCGGGATGGGCCTGCAGCAACACGTCGGTGCCGGCGGAGGTCAGATGTACCAGCAGCAGGTCCACCAGAGCATGCAGCAGGGGGTCGGCCCCCACCCGGCCTACCAGGTGCAGCAGCACTTCTCCGACAACCCGCCCTACACAGacggaggcggcggcggcgctcccCCCCCCGGCTCCATGTCCTGCCTGTACCAGAACTACCAG CAGGGGATGATGTCGCACCAACAGTTCGGGGAGGGGCAGCAGCCCCAGAGTGATGGTCTTCCAGCCGGCTCCGACAGGGGCCCCGGTGGGGGTCCAGAGTCTGTGGATGCCATTTACAGAGCTGTGGTGGACGCCGCCAGCAAAGGCATGCACGTGACCATCACCACCACGGTGAGCGGGACCACCCAGGCCAGCCCAGTGCCTGCCCTCAGCGCCATGAGTGCCTTCACCGCCTCCATCGGGGAGCCCGTCAGCCTCCCCAAAGCGGTGAACCCCGTCCTGCACAGGCACCCGGAAGGGGAGGGGCTGTCCCAGCAAGCCAGGCAgaggcaggtgaggctggggcgGGGTCAGAGGAACCTGGATCCGGGGAAGAGCACACCGGACGGCCACGAGGCCGGCGACTACTTCCGCTCCCCCGGCCGCGGGACTCCCAGGGGTCCGTGGGACGGGGAGACGCAGCACGCCGGAGGCTTCGACGCCCACAGCAACAACAGCTCCTGGGGAGGCGAGGAGTTTCTGGAGTGCTCGACTCAAGTGAGGAGCAGTCCTTGCATGGAGCGACCCGCCAGCTTGGCCCCCGCCCCGCCTTGTCCCACCGAGGGGTCCAACGACCACGGGCTGGCCATGGCCCACGACAAGGGCTTCCTGGACGACGGCTACGGCTTCAACAACTGCAGTCGGACTCCGGCCGGCTACAAGGACCGCCTGGAGCAAAAGGCGGAGCGCTGCGCCCACATCAACGGCGCCACCCCCCACTTCAACACCCGGGGTTACGGAGAAGTCCTGGGGCCCCCCCGGCAGGAGCTGACAGGGGACGACCAGTCGcccagctcctccaccagccTGGAGGGGCCGCTGGCGTCAGCCAAAGACTACAGCCACTACAACGGCCACTTCAACGGGATGGTGCCCAGCCCCTCGGACACCAAGAGCCTGAGCAGCGAGGAGGACCTGCGGCAGCCGGACTCGCCCTCCTCCGACCTGCTCCACTACCGCTCCCGGACCTTCAACATGGGGGAGCTGGTGTGGGGCCAGCTCAAAGGCTTCCCGCCCTGGCCCGCGAAGCTGGCCGGGGACGAACAAATGCACAGCGCCGCCATGCAGCTGCGCGACCCGGCCAAG gtAGAGCCAGAGAAGCTAAAAACACTAACCCACGACCTAGAGGCACTAGACCGCGCCGCCAAAAGAGGCCTAAA ACCGGGCAAACTGAATAATCATTTGGAAGCTGCTATCCACGAGGCCATGAGCGAGCTGGACAAGATGTCGGCCACA ATCCCGTCCAGGGATCGTCAGGTGAAGCTCCCCAAGCCTAAGAGGAGGAAGATATCCAGATAA